From one Flavobacteriales bacterium genomic stretch:
- the polA gene encoding DNA polymerase I, whose amino-acid sequence MTKQDPSEDKRLFLLDAFALIYRAYFAFAGNRVDRHGNRASGYTMVNSKGQNTSAIFGFTNTLLELLEKEKPSHIAVVFDMPGETHRAVEFTAYKANRQEMPDDLAASIPYIQDLVRAFRIPVLGVEGYEADDVIGTLAKKAEKHGYTTYMVTPDKDYGQLVSDKIYMYKPARTGNDIEVLGPKEICEKYGIERPEQFIDILGMWGDAVDNIPGIPGVGEKTAIKFVQEYGSMEGLYENVDQLKGKIQEKVAENKEQAFMSKMLATIITDVPIELDEEDLIMEDPDREKLTELFAELEFRTIAKKVLGQEVAIQTAAKPATAKSAATGQMDMFAESGTVVEAADGSGYKTLEQTEHDYQLVDSAEKRKALITQLAKVEVICFDTETTGLDTITAELLGIAFSIENGKAFYVTIPEKEEDAKAVVAEFQPIFSDEKKTLVAQNYKYDLCVLKRYGLEFKAKAFDTMIAHYLANPDMRHGMDFLAETYLGYKPVSITELIGKKGKGQGNMRDVDVEEVKEYAGEDADITLQLYEKFDPLLDEVEARKLFNEVEMPLIPVLGAMEMEGIKLDVPALKSMSEELNTDLIKLQTEIKELAGVEFNIQSPKQLGDILFEHLKIDDKAKRTGKTKQYKTSEDVLSKLVNAHPIVPKILDYRSVQKLKSTYVDVLPDLVNPKTGKIHTTYNQAVAATGRLSSDKPNLQNIPIRTERGREIRKAFIPRNNDFVLMAADYSQVELRIIAALSKDGPMIEAFKQGQDIHAATAAKVFGVAVEQVDRDMRSKAKAVNFGLMYGQSAFGLADNLGISRTEARDIIDEYFKQFPTIRAYMDSNIQFAKEHGYVETIMGRRRYLRDINSNNQTVRGYAERNAINAPIQGSAADIIKVAMIHVFAEMEKRKMKSKLLLQVHDELVFDAHKQELEELKELAREKMVGAANLEVPMVVDIGVGGNWLEAH is encoded by the coding sequence ATGACCAAACAAGACCCATCCGAAGACAAAAGACTGTTTCTGCTTGACGCCTTTGCGCTGATCTACCGCGCGTATTTCGCGTTCGCAGGCAACAGAGTTGACCGTCATGGCAATCGCGCCAGCGGCTACACCATGGTCAATTCGAAGGGGCAGAACACTTCGGCCATTTTCGGATTTACGAATACGCTTTTAGAACTTCTCGAAAAGGAAAAACCATCGCATATTGCTGTGGTTTTCGATATGCCAGGAGAAACACATCGTGCGGTGGAATTCACCGCATACAAGGCCAATAGGCAGGAAATGCCCGATGATCTGGCAGCCAGCATTCCGTATATACAGGATCTGGTGCGCGCGTTCCGAATTCCCGTTCTGGGAGTGGAAGGCTACGAGGCCGATGACGTGATCGGAACCTTGGCCAAGAAGGCCGAAAAGCATGGCTACACTACCTACATGGTTACTCCCGACAAGGATTATGGCCAGCTGGTTTCGGATAAGATCTACATGTACAAACCTGCCCGAACGGGAAACGACATCGAAGTGCTTGGACCGAAAGAGATCTGCGAGAAATACGGCATCGAACGTCCCGAACAGTTCATTGACATTTTGGGAATGTGGGGCGATGCGGTCGATAATATTCCAGGAATTCCAGGAGTTGGCGAGAAGACGGCCATCAAATTCGTGCAGGAGTACGGTTCCATGGAAGGGCTGTATGAGAATGTCGACCAACTGAAAGGAAAGATTCAGGAGAAGGTTGCGGAGAATAAGGAGCAGGCCTTCATGTCGAAGATGCTGGCAACCATCATCACCGATGTTCCGATCGAGTTGGATGAGGAAGATCTGATAATGGAAGATCCCGACAGGGAAAAATTGACCGAACTGTTTGCTGAGCTGGAGTTCCGAACCATTGCCAAGAAAGTGCTTGGGCAGGAAGTGGCCATTCAAACGGCTGCAAAACCAGCTACCGCCAAGTCAGCGGCAACAGGTCAGATGGACATGTTTGCAGAAAGCGGAACCGTGGTGGAGGCGGCCGATGGTTCTGGTTACAAAACGTTGGAGCAGACCGAGCACGATTATCAATTGGTGGATTCGGCCGAAAAGCGAAAGGCACTTATCACTCAATTGGCGAAGGTGGAAGTGATTTGTTTCGATACGGAGACCACAGGATTGGACACCATCACGGCCGAACTACTTGGCATTGCATTTTCCATCGAAAACGGAAAGGCATTCTACGTCACCATTCCCGAAAAAGAAGAAGACGCCAAAGCGGTGGTTGCTGAGTTTCAACCCATTTTTTCGGACGAGAAAAAAACGTTGGTCGCGCAGAACTACAAGTACGATCTGTGTGTGCTGAAACGCTACGGACTGGAATTCAAAGCGAAAGCTTTTGATACGATGATCGCGCACTACTTGGCCAACCCAGACATGCGCCATGGCATGGATTTCCTTGCCGAAACGTACCTCGGCTACAAGCCTGTTTCCATTACGGAACTCATCGGTAAGAAAGGAAAAGGCCAAGGCAATATGCGCGATGTGGATGTGGAAGAGGTGAAAGAGTACGCGGGCGAAGATGCCGACATCACGTTGCAACTCTACGAGAAATTCGACCCGCTTTTGGATGAAGTGGAGGCGCGAAAACTCTTCAACGAAGTGGAAATGCCGTTGATCCCTGTGCTTGGTGCCATGGAAATGGAAGGCATCAAATTGGATGTTCCCGCATTGAAATCCATGTCGGAGGAACTGAACACCGATCTGATCAAACTTCAGACAGAGATCAAGGAATTGGCAGGGGTTGAGTTCAATATTCAGTCACCGAAACAATTGGGCGACATCCTTTTCGAGCATCTTAAAATTGATGATAAGGCCAAACGGACGGGCAAAACGAAGCAGTACAAAACGAGTGAGGACGTGCTCAGCAAGTTGGTGAATGCCCATCCTATCGTTCCGAAGATCTTGGATTACCGCTCGGTTCAGAAACTCAAATCGACCTATGTTGATGTGCTTCCCGATCTTGTAAACCCGAAAACGGGGAAGATTCATACCACTTACAATCAGGCGGTGGCCGCAACAGGCCGTTTGAGTTCGGATAAACCCAACTTACAGAACATCCCGATCCGTACGGAGCGTGGTCGCGAAATCCGCAAAGCATTCATCCCGCGAAATAATGATTTCGTGCTGATGGCTGCGGATTACTCGCAGGTGGAATTGCGGATCATAGCAGCATTGAGCAAGGATGGCCCAATGATCGAGGCGTTCAAGCAAGGTCAGGACATCCACGCAGCAACGGCTGCCAAGGTTTTTGGAGTGGCAGTTGAGCAAGTGGATCGCGACATGCGAAGCAAGGCCAAGGCTGTGAACTTCGGGTTGATGTACGGTCAATCAGCCTTTGGCTTGGCCGACAACTTGGGAATTTCTCGCACCGAGGCACGCGACATCATTGACGAATATTTCAAGCAGTTCCCGACCATTCGTGCGTACATGGACAGCAACATTCAGTTTGCGAAAGAACACGGCTACGTGGAAACCATTATGGGGCGCAGGCGCTACCTGCGCGACATCAACTCCAACAACCAAACCGTGCGCGGTTATGCAGAGCGCAACGCCATCAATGCGCCAATCCAAGGCTCTGCCGCAGACAT